A part of Thermococcus sp. JdF3 genomic DNA contains:
- the psmA gene encoding archaeal proteasome endopeptidase complex subunit alpha, producing MAFVPPQAGYDRAITVFSPDGRLFQVNYAREAVKRGATAVGVKWKNGVVLAVEKRITSKLIEPSSYEKIFQIDDHIAAAPSGIIADARVLVDRARLEAQVYRLTYGEPVPLTVLVKKICDLKQAHTQYGGVRPFGAALLMAGVNEEPELYETDPSGAYFEWKAVAIGSGRNTAMAIFEEHYTDDIDMGGAVKLAIMALAKTLEEPSADGIEVAYITTDDKRWKKLSREEVEKYLSEILEEVREEEVEEREEDYSELDQNY from the coding sequence ATGGCGTTTGTACCACCACAGGCAGGTTACGACAGGGCCATTACGGTTTTCAGCCCTGACGGAAGGCTCTTCCAGGTGAACTACGCCCGGGAGGCAGTGAAGAGGGGAGCCACCGCCGTCGGCGTCAAGTGGAAGAACGGCGTCGTCCTCGCGGTGGAGAAGAGGATAACGAGCAAGCTCATCGAGCCGAGCAGCTACGAAAAGATTTTCCAGATCGACGACCACATAGCCGCGGCCCCGAGCGGTATCATAGCCGACGCCCGCGTTCTGGTGGACAGGGCCAGGCTGGAGGCCCAGGTTTACAGGCTCACCTACGGCGAACCCGTTCCGCTCACCGTTCTGGTGAAGAAGATATGCGACCTCAAGCAGGCCCACACCCAGTACGGCGGTGTGAGGCCCTTTGGTGCCGCCCTGCTCATGGCTGGAGTGAACGAGGAGCCAGAGCTCTACGAGACCGACCCGAGCGGGGCTTACTTCGAGTGGAAGGCGGTGGCAATAGGCAGCGGCAGGAACACCGCCATGGCGATCTTCGAGGAGCACTACACCGACGACATAGACATGGGCGGGGCAGTGAAGCTCGCGATAATGGCCCTTGCGAAGACCCTTGAGGAACCGAGTGCCGATGGTATAGAGGTCGCATACATAACCACCGACGACAAGCGCTGGAAGAAGCTCTCCAGGGAGGAGGTCGAGAAGTACCTCTCAGAGATACTGGAAGAGGTCAGGGAAGAGGAAGTCGAGGAGAGGGAAGAGGACTACTCCGAACTTGACCAGAACTACTGA
- a CDS encoding homoserine dehydrogenase → MREVKLSLFGFGNVGRAVARVLLSREAFFRERYRLKFRVVSVADTSGVVWLPEGMDLREVLAVKETFGKLSSWTNDYEVYSLTPKEAVREIDADIIVDVTNDKNAHEWHLAALRDGRGIVTSNKPPLAFHYADLIGEAEKRDLPYLFEATVMAGTPIITLLREGILADSIEGMEAVLNATTTFILSQMEMGQDFERALKTAQRLGIAERDPSGDVLGIDAGYKATILHCLAFHPITFDDIAVKGIAEVTSGEVRRARERGRTIRLVAAVERGRVVVEPREVPPGSPLAVESHENAAVIRTDLLGELVIKGAGAGLKETASGVVSDIIKAALKV, encoded by the coding sequence GTGAGAGAGGTGAAGCTCTCGCTCTTCGGTTTTGGGAACGTCGGACGGGCAGTCGCGCGCGTTCTCCTCAGCAGGGAGGCGTTCTTCCGCGAGAGGTACCGGCTGAAGTTCAGGGTCGTGAGCGTAGCGGACACGAGCGGGGTGGTGTGGCTTCCCGAGGGGATGGATCTGCGCGAGGTCCTCGCGGTTAAGGAGACCTTCGGAAAGCTCTCCTCCTGGACCAACGACTACGAGGTTTACAGCCTCACACCAAAGGAGGCCGTGAGGGAAATAGATGCCGACATAATCGTGGACGTGACCAACGACAAAAACGCCCACGAGTGGCATCTGGCGGCACTCAGGGATGGCAGAGGGATTGTTACGAGCAACAAGCCGCCCCTGGCCTTTCACTACGCCGACCTCATCGGGGAAGCCGAGAAAAGAGACCTTCCGTACCTCTTCGAGGCCACCGTGATGGCGGGCACGCCGATCATCACCCTCCTGCGCGAGGGCATCCTCGCAGACTCAATTGAAGGCATGGAGGCGGTGCTCAACGCCACCACGACCTTCATTCTGAGCCAGATGGAGATGGGGCAGGACTTCGAGAGGGCCCTAAAAACTGCCCAAAGGCTCGGAATAGCTGAAAGAGACCCAAGCGGCGATGTCCTGGGTATCGACGCGGGCTACAAGGCAACAATCCTCCACTGTCTCGCATTCCACCCGATAACATTTGACGATATAGCGGTCAAGGGAATAGCGGAGGTCACATCCGGGGAGGTGAGGAGGGCCCGGGAGCGCGGAAGGACGATAAGGCTCGTTGCCGCCGTGGAGAGGGGAAGGGTCGTCGTCGAGCCGCGGGAGGTACCGCCCGGAAGCCCCCTCGCAGTTGAGAGCCACGAGAACGCCGCAGTAATAAGAACCGACCTGCTCGGCGAGCTGGTCATCAAGGGGGCAGGGGCGGGATTGAAGGAGACGGCAAGCGGCGTGGTAAGCGACATCATAAAGGCGGCACTGAAGGTTTAG
- a CDS encoding nucleotide pyrophosphohydrolase produces MDFRELEERLVAFRDARNWAKYHAPKNLAISAAVELGELLEHFQWESDGEVLEAVKDPAKREAIADEIADVVIYLTLLAHELGIDLDEALERKLEKNGEKYPVKS; encoded by the coding sequence ATGGACTTCCGGGAGCTTGAGGAAAGGCTCGTGGCCTTCCGAGATGCGAGGAACTGGGCTAAGTACCACGCGCCGAAAAACCTGGCCATATCGGCGGCTGTCGAGCTGGGCGAGCTTCTGGAGCACTTTCAGTGGGAGAGCGATGGGGAGGTCCTCGAAGCGGTGAAAGACCCGGCCAAAAGGGAAGCCATAGCCGACGAAATAGCCGACGTCGTGATTTACCTAACGTTACTAGCCCACGAACTGGGCATAGACCTCGACGAGGCACTTGAGCGGAAGCTGGAGAAGAACGGGGAGAAGTATCCGGTTAAATCCTGA
- a CDS encoding ZPR1 zinc finger domain-containing protein, which translates to MTEGEKPRVDVGEADDIQVISLGDCPICGGKGTLKAMQYIHEIPYFGRVMESTIFCEKCGYRNADVVMLEDRPPKLYTVRVEEEKDLFTRVVRSKSGTIELDEIGVKIEPGPAAEGFVSNVEGVLERVRETLLMAREFKKQEGDEEAVRRADEVLEYINAVKDGKKPLTVRIMDPLGNSALIGEKVKSRLLTQEEINSLSLGPYVTVEPEAGEDTPEESPEGGS; encoded by the coding sequence ATGACGGAAGGTGAGAAACCCAGGGTCGATGTGGGAGAGGCGGATGATATCCAGGTCATCTCTCTTGGGGACTGTCCGATCTGCGGCGGCAAGGGCACGCTCAAGGCCATGCAGTACATCCACGAAATACCCTACTTCGGCAGGGTCATGGAAAGCACGATATTCTGTGAGAAGTGCGGCTACAGGAACGCTGACGTTGTGATGCTGGAGGACAGGCCCCCGAAGCTCTACACGGTTCGCGTTGAGGAGGAGAAGGACCTCTTCACCCGCGTCGTCAGGAGCAAGAGCGGTACAATCGAGCTGGACGAGATTGGTGTCAAGATTGAGCCCGGCCCCGCGGCGGAGGGCTTCGTCAGTAACGTGGAGGGCGTTCTCGAGCGCGTTCGCGAGACCCTCCTCATGGCGAGGGAGTTCAAAAAGCAGGAGGGCGACGAGGAAGCGGTGCGCAGGGCGGACGAGGTGCTCGAGTACATCAACGCCGTTAAGGACGGCAAAAAGCCTCTGACGGTCAGGATAATGGATCCCCTCGGCAACAGCGCCCTCATCGGTGAGAAGGTGAAGAGCCGCCTGCTGACGCAGGAGGAAATCAATAGCCTCAGCCTCGGTCCCTACGTCACGGTCGAGCCCGAGGCTGGAGAGGACACCCCAGAGGAGAGCCCCGAAGGCGGCTCTTAG
- a CDS encoding ribosome assembly factor SBDS, translating into MPISVDKAVIARLKTHGETFEILVDPYLARDFKEGRDVPIEDVLATPYVFKDAHKGDKASEHEMEKIFGTSDPYEVAKVILRKGDVQLTAEQRRQMIEDKRRYIATVIHRHAVDPRTGFPHPVDRILRAMDEAGVHVDLFKDAEAQVPGVIKAIRPLLPIKMEMKVIAVKVPGDYVGKAYGEIRKFGKIKREEWGNDGSWMFLIEIPGGIEEEFYEKLNALTRGEAVTKLIERKGL; encoded by the coding sequence ATGCCCATAAGTGTGGATAAAGCCGTCATCGCCCGTCTGAAGACGCACGGCGAGACGTTTGAGATACTCGTTGACCCCTACCTAGCGAGGGACTTCAAGGAGGGCAGGGACGTCCCGATAGAGGATGTCCTCGCCACCCCTTACGTTTTCAAGGACGCCCACAAGGGCGACAAGGCCAGCGAGCACGAGATGGAGAAGATATTTGGAACCAGCGACCCCTACGAGGTGGCCAAGGTAATCCTCCGCAAGGGAGACGTCCAGCTCACCGCGGAGCAGAGGCGGCAGATGATAGAGGACAAGAGGCGCTACATAGCGACGGTAATACACAGGCATGCGGTTGACCCCAGAACGGGTTTTCCCCACCCCGTTGACAGGATTCTCCGGGCGATGGACGAGGCCGGTGTCCACGTTGACCTGTTCAAGGATGCAGAGGCGCAGGTTCCCGGGGTCATAAAGGCCATAAGGCCGCTCCTCCCGATAAAGATGGAGATGAAGGTCATCGCTGTGAAGGTGCCCGGTGATTACGTCGGAAAGGCCTACGGGGAGATCAGGAAGTTCGGAAAGATAAAGCGTGAGGAGTGGGGAAACGACGGCTCGTGGATGTTCCTCATAGAGATTCCGGGAGGAATTGAGGAGGAGTTTTATGAGAAACTTAACGCCCTCACGAGGGGCGAGGCGGTAACTAAACTGATAGAGAGGAAGGGACTATGA
- the rrp4 gene encoding exosome complex RNA-binding protein Rrp4, with protein sequence MRRIFVKSRELVVPGTLLAQGPFKNGRGTFREGNRIYSTVVGLVEIRGDTIRVISLEGPYIPEVGDNVIGKIVDVRFSNWTVDIGAPYQAGLRVQDATEERIDLAKTDLRRIFDIGDIIYARIKAYNEINQIDLTTKGMPFRGGPLRGGQIVEITPSKVPRLIGKGGSMINLIKKLTGTRIIVGQNGWVWVSGKNEELEKLAIDAILKVNRESHTQGLTDRVKELLMTRLQELKERGVIEEIPQIEEPTAGKGEGE encoded by the coding sequence ATGAGGCGGATTTTTGTAAAGAGTAGGGAACTTGTGGTCCCGGGCACTTTACTTGCCCAGGGGCCGTTTAAGAACGGAAGAGGGACCTTCAGGGAAGGCAACAGGATATACTCCACCGTCGTGGGGCTCGTTGAGATAAGGGGCGACACTATACGCGTTATCTCGCTCGAGGGGCCGTACATACCCGAGGTCGGCGACAACGTCATAGGGAAGATAGTGGACGTCAGGTTCTCCAACTGGACGGTTGACATAGGCGCCCCGTATCAGGCGGGCCTCCGCGTTCAGGACGCCACGGAGGAGCGCATCGACCTCGCAAAGACGGACCTGCGCAGGATATTCGACATAGGTGACATAATCTACGCCAGGATAAAGGCGTACAACGAGATAAATCAGATAGACCTCACCACGAAGGGCATGCCCTTCAGGGGCGGTCCCCTGCGCGGGGGGCAGATAGTGGAGATAACCCCCTCCAAGGTGCCCAGGCTCATAGGTAAGGGCGGTTCGATGATAAACCTCATCAAGAAGCTGACCGGCACGAGGATAATCGTCGGCCAGAACGGCTGGGTGTGGGTCAGCGGAAAGAACGAGGAACTCGAAAAGCTGGCCATCGATGCCATCCTCAAGGTGAACAGGGAGAGCCACACTCAGGGACTGACCGATAGGGTCAAGGAGCTTCTCATGACCCGGCTCCAGGAGCTCAAGGAGCGGGGAGTTATTGAGGAGATACCGCAGATTGAGGAACCAACCGCTGGAAAGGGTGAGGGAGAATGA
- the rrp42 gene encoding exosome complex protein Rrp42 produces the protein MEIMAGIMRDHILALLKEGKRVDGRGLEDYRDLEIKVNVIEKAEGSAWVRLGNTQVLVGVKVDMGEPFPDLPDRGVITTNVELVPLASPSFEPGPPDENAIELARVVDRGIRESQAVELEKLVIVPGKLVRVVFIDVHVLDHDGNLLDASGIGAIAALLSTRMPKVVYNEETDEVEVLDEYEPLPVRRIPIPVTMAKIGPNILVDPNLDEERVMDGRIIVTTDENAMISSVQKSEGGSFKLEEVMYAVDTAIKKAAEIREKVLEAVKAE, from the coding sequence ATGGAGATAATGGCGGGCATAATGCGCGACCACATCCTCGCGCTCCTCAAGGAAGGCAAGCGCGTGGACGGCCGCGGCCTTGAAGACTACAGGGACCTCGAAATCAAGGTCAACGTCATCGAGAAGGCCGAGGGCTCCGCATGGGTCAGGCTCGGCAACACCCAGGTCCTCGTGGGCGTGAAGGTCGACATGGGAGAGCCCTTCCCCGACCTCCCGGACAGGGGCGTCATAACGACCAACGTGGAGCTCGTCCCCCTTGCCTCCCCGAGCTTTGAGCCCGGTCCGCCGGACGAGAACGCCATAGAACTCGCCCGTGTGGTTGACAGGGGTATAAGGGAGAGCCAGGCAGTCGAGCTTGAGAAGCTCGTCATAGTTCCAGGCAAGCTCGTCCGCGTCGTTTTCATAGACGTCCACGTCCTCGACCACGACGGCAACCTCCTCGACGCGAGCGGCATCGGCGCGATAGCGGCCCTGCTCAGCACCAGGATGCCGAAGGTGGTCTACAACGAGGAGACCGACGAGGTCGAGGTTCTCGACGAGTACGAGCCCCTTCCGGTCAGGAGGATACCGATACCGGTTACCATGGCCAAGATCGGTCCGAACATCCTCGTTGACCCTAACCTCGACGAGGAGCGCGTCATGGACGGCAGGATAATCGTGACCACCGACGAAAACGCCATGATATCCTCCGTCCAGAAGAGTGAGGGCGGTTCGTTCAAGCTCGAGGAGGTCATGTATGCGGTTGACACCGCGATAAAGAAGGCCGCCGAGATACGGGAGAAGGTTCTTGAGGCCGTTAAGGCCGAGTGA
- a CDS encoding ATP-binding protein: MFYDRERELEKLNEVYSFPGSSFLVIYGRRRVGKTALVREFLKDKSGLYLFVGEKDEALLLEEYSREVKERLSDYLPSYVRLDFKSLEELVEFLLEFSRERKLVVVFDEFQNFRTVKPSFFSSLQRLWDEKKDGSNLMLIAVGSYVGMIKRIFMERKEPLFGRADEWIRLKPFDFWTAWGFVRSLVDINPRDFVGLYSALGGMPRYLLYVPRYYSGDSVETLWRLFFDEFAPLREEGLNVLKLEFGRFYRAYFSILEAVSLGYVTPKEISDKTGMKLLTVGKYLSELTNHYEYLTREVPVTENPLKTRKVAYRVSDEFFNFWFRFIYHNYTALEEDPERVFERFKSEFPAFVGGTYERIAREFVKKLDPGFKPERVGRWWHKGEEIDVVAYDRENIALFEVKWRDLSPKDARRVLKALKRKAKLLPLRGNYRFGIIARELESKEELREEGYLAFDLDDVIHQRPFTPSTSQGP; this comes from the coding sequence ATGTTCTACGACAGGGAGCGCGAGCTTGAAAAGCTCAACGAGGTGTACTCTTTCCCCGGTTCGAGCTTCCTCGTCATCTACGGAAGACGAAGGGTCGGGAAGACCGCCCTTGTCAGGGAGTTCCTGAAGGATAAATCCGGCCTCTACCTCTTCGTGGGTGAGAAGGACGAGGCACTCCTCCTTGAGGAATACTCGCGTGAGGTGAAGGAAAGGCTTTCCGATTACCTCCCTTCGTACGTGAGGCTGGACTTCAAATCCCTTGAGGAGCTGGTTGAGTTCCTCCTCGAATTCTCGCGCGAGAGAAAGCTCGTGGTGGTCTTCGACGAGTTTCAGAACTTCAGGACCGTTAAACCGTCTTTCTTCTCCTCCCTCCAGAGGCTCTGGGACGAAAAGAAGGACGGCTCCAACCTCATGCTCATCGCGGTGGGCTCGTACGTCGGCATGATTAAGCGCATCTTCATGGAAAGAAAGGAACCCCTCTTCGGCAGGGCTGATGAATGGATAAGACTCAAACCCTTTGACTTCTGGACGGCCTGGGGATTCGTGCGCTCGCTGGTCGATATAAACCCGAGGGACTTCGTTGGGCTCTACTCCGCCCTGGGAGGAATGCCGAGGTATCTCCTCTACGTCCCACGTTATTACAGCGGGGACTCGGTTGAGACCCTCTGGAGGCTTTTCTTCGACGAGTTCGCCCCGCTCAGGGAAGAGGGCCTGAACGTCCTCAAACTTGAGTTCGGCAGGTTCTACAGGGCCTACTTTTCAATCCTCGAAGCGGTCAGCCTCGGCTACGTTACGCCCAAGGAGATAAGCGACAAAACGGGCATGAAGCTACTGACGGTTGGCAAGTACCTCAGCGAGCTGACCAACCACTACGAGTACCTCACGAGGGAAGTGCCCGTCACCGAGAACCCGCTGAAGACGAGGAAAGTGGCCTACAGGGTAAGCGACGAGTTCTTCAACTTCTGGTTCAGGTTTATCTATCACAACTACACCGCCCTTGAGGAAGACCCGGAGAGGGTCTTTGAGCGCTTTAAATCTGAGTTTCCAGCTTTCGTGGGCGGAACCTACGAGAGAATAGCGAGGGAATTTGTGAAGAAGCTGGACCCCGGATTTAAACCGGAGCGCGTCGGCCGCTGGTGGCACAAGGGCGAGGAGATAGACGTGGTTGCATACGATAGGGAGAACATCGCCCTCTTTGAGGTCAAATGGCGGGACTTAAGCCCGAAGGACGCGAGGAGGGTTCTGAAAGCCCTAAAGAGGAAGGCAAAACTTCTGCCGTTGAGGGGAAACTACAGGTTCGGTATCATAGCGAGGGAGCTTGAGAGCAAAGAAGAACTCAGGGAGGAAGGCTATCTCGCCTTTGACCTCGATGACGTCATTCACCAACGTCCCTTTACTCCCTCTACATCCCAAGGGCCATAA
- a CDS encoding HIT family protein: MECPFCSARPGTILYEDELIRILLDSYPASRGHLLVVPRRHVESWWELSEEEKVALIRGMELAMEKLAQVLKPDGFNVGINLGRAAGQTVQHLHLHVIPRREGDCAHPRGGIRKAVLNLEDENLSMKERWIKNRLSGEEVERLRKAFRI; the protein is encoded by the coding sequence ATGGAGTGCCCGTTCTGCAGCGCAAGACCCGGAACAATCCTTTACGAGGACGAGCTGATTAGAATACTCCTCGACTCCTACCCTGCGAGCAGGGGGCACCTACTGGTGGTTCCAAGGAGGCACGTTGAGAGCTGGTGGGAGCTGAGCGAGGAAGAAAAGGTCGCTCTGATCAGGGGCATGGAGCTGGCGATGGAGAAGCTGGCACAGGTACTGAAGCCAGACGGGTTCAACGTCGGAATAAACCTGGGCAGGGCCGCCGGCCAGACCGTTCAGCACCTCCACCTCCACGTGATTCCCCGCCGGGAAGGTGACTGTGCTCACCCCCGGGGAGGGATCAGGAAGGCGGTTCTGAACCTGGAGGACGAGAACCTCAGCATGAAGGAGCGCTGGATAAAGAACAGGCTGAGCGGGGAAGAGGTCGAGAGGCTGAGGAAAGCCTTCAGGATTTAA
- a CDS encoding ASCH domain-containing protein, with protein MEHVIALHQVYAELIFRGLKTVELRKSRAFREGDTVFLYVARGNPYELRDTLRRLGLHEEQTLTRRGTIAGGFEVGEVIRADLDTLWEMTGETSGLTLVHGENGKRWLGQYIRRYGYAFTIERPFLFKEPMSREEMRERYGVQVEGIIHLSRKSRKAWVKDLIEDLLSREAVYL; from the coding sequence ATGGAGCACGTGATAGCGCTCCACCAGGTCTACGCGGAGCTGATATTTCGGGGACTGAAAACGGTGGAGCTCAGGAAGAGCAGGGCGTTCAGGGAGGGAGACACCGTCTTTCTCTACGTGGCGAGGGGGAACCCCTACGAGCTCAGGGACACGCTGAGAAGGCTCGGCCTCCACGAGGAACAGACCCTGACAAGAAGGGGCACCATTGCGGGGGGCTTCGAAGTCGGGGAGGTCATAAGGGCTGACCTGGACACGCTGTGGGAGATGACCGGGGAGACCAGCGGTTTAACCCTGGTTCACGGAGAAAACGGAAAGCGCTGGCTGGGGCAGTATATCAGGAGATACGGCTATGCCTTCACGATAGAGAGGCCGTTCCTCTTTAAGGAGCCCATGAGCAGGGAGGAGATGAGGGAGCGCTACGGGGTTCAGGTTGAGGGCATAATCCACCTCTCAAGAAAAAGCCGAAAGGCGTGGGTAAAGGATCTTATCGAGGACCTCCTGTCGAGGGAGGCAGTCTATCTCTAA
- the iorA gene encoding indolepyruvate ferredoxin oxidoreductase subunit alpha — MEVVKTYPSDTVESMAKKREKKLLMGNEAIAYGALESGVVFATGYPGTPSTEVIETIAHLKPEVFAEWAPNEKVALEEAAGVAYTGLRTLVTMKCVGLNVAADPLMSLAYSGVEGGLVILVADDPGPHTSQTEQDDRYYGKLSLLPVLEPADPQEAHDLIIYAYELSERYKVPVIFRTTTRVNHTTADVEVGEFVELEREPKFKKDIERYVRASMEGNRKRHRWLNETLAKIEEEFNALEFNRVEGNGRVGIIVEGAPYNYVREVLPKLDGDFKVLKLSTPHPLPRKLVVEFLKGVDFAIVIEDGAPFLEEEVKIAAYEAGLNVPIYGKRTGHLPLEGELTPSLVRNALLRLIGEEGETYEKPEEVKLAESLVPKRPPGMCPGCPHRGSYRAALDALRDLRLGRYSVPIHGDIGCYALSLLPPLEAIWTEFVMGASISLANGQSVVMDKKIIATIGDSTFFHNGIQPLVDAVYKNLNVLVMILDNRTTAMTGHQPHPGTGGSETGRKFNEIDIEALVKALGVKYVKTVDPYDLRATREAIKEAMGVEGPAVIIAKQECVIPVIRRGEIGEIPLVIEDKCTGCKACILLTGCPALVYDPETNKVRIDNLLCTGCGVCNQTCPFDAIKFPSELEKGA; from the coding sequence ATGGAGGTAGTTAAGACCTACCCTTCTGACACGGTCGAGTCCATGGCCAAGAAGCGAGAGAAGAAGCTCCTCATGGGTAACGAGGCCATCGCCTACGGTGCCCTCGAAAGCGGCGTTGTCTTTGCCACGGGATACCCCGGAACGCCCTCAACCGAGGTTATCGAGACGATAGCCCATCTGAAGCCGGAGGTCTTCGCCGAGTGGGCGCCCAACGAGAAGGTTGCCCTGGAGGAAGCCGCCGGAGTCGCCTACACAGGATTAAGAACGCTCGTCACAATGAAGTGCGTCGGTCTCAACGTCGCCGCCGATCCCCTCATGAGCCTGGCCTATTCGGGCGTTGAAGGCGGCCTCGTAATCCTCGTTGCCGACGACCCGGGCCCACACACCAGCCAGACGGAGCAGGACGACCGCTACTACGGCAAGCTCTCACTCCTCCCGGTTCTTGAACCGGCCGACCCCCAGGAGGCCCACGATTTGATAATCTACGCCTACGAGCTGAGCGAGCGCTACAAGGTTCCGGTAATATTCCGCACGACGACGAGGGTGAACCACACGACGGCCGACGTCGAGGTGGGGGAGTTCGTTGAGCTTGAGCGCGAGCCGAAGTTCAAGAAGGACATAGAGCGCTACGTCAGGGCCAGCATGGAGGGCAACAGGAAGAGGCACAGGTGGCTCAACGAGACGCTGGCTAAGATAGAGGAGGAGTTCAACGCGTTGGAATTCAACCGGGTCGAGGGGAACGGGAGAGTTGGAATAATCGTCGAGGGGGCGCCGTACAACTACGTGCGCGAGGTTCTGCCCAAGCTCGACGGCGACTTCAAGGTTCTCAAGCTCTCAACGCCCCACCCTCTCCCGAGGAAGCTCGTCGTGGAGTTCCTCAAGGGAGTTGACTTCGCGATAGTTATCGAGGACGGTGCGCCCTTCCTTGAGGAGGAAGTCAAGATTGCCGCCTACGAGGCCGGGCTGAACGTGCCCATCTACGGCAAGAGGACCGGCCATTTACCGCTTGAGGGCGAACTAACGCCGAGCCTCGTCCGGAACGCACTCCTGAGGCTCATCGGTGAGGAGGGGGAGACCTACGAGAAGCCGGAGGAGGTAAAGCTCGCCGAAAGCCTTGTCCCGAAGAGGCCACCCGGAATGTGCCCGGGCTGTCCCCACAGGGGAAGCTACCGCGCCGCGCTGGACGCGCTGAGGGATTTGAGGCTCGGCCGCTACTCGGTTCCGATACACGGGGACATAGGCTGCTACGCCCTCTCACTCCTCCCGCCGCTTGAAGCCATCTGGACCGAGTTCGTCATGGGCGCGAGCATAAGCCTTGCCAACGGCCAGAGCGTCGTGATGGACAAGAAGATAATCGCCACGATAGGCGACTCGACCTTCTTCCACAACGGAATCCAGCCGCTGGTTGATGCGGTTTACAAGAACCTGAACGTTCTCGTCATGATACTCGACAACAGGACAACGGCCATGACCGGCCACCAGCCGCACCCCGGAACCGGCGGGAGCGAAACCGGCAGGAAGTTCAACGAGATTGACATCGAGGCGCTGGTCAAGGCGTTGGGAGTGAAGTACGTCAAGACCGTTGACCCCTACGACCTCAGGGCCACGAGGGAGGCCATAAAGGAGGCCATGGGGGTCGAGGGGCCAGCGGTGATAATAGCAAAGCAGGAGTGCGTCATTCCGGTCATAAGGCGCGGGGAGATAGGAGAGATACCGCTCGTCATCGAGGACAAGTGCACCGGCTGCAAGGCGTGCATACTCCTCACCGGCTGTCCTGCCTTAGTCTACGACCCGGAGACGAACAAGGTCAGGATTGACAACCTGCTCTGCACCGGCTGCGGCGTCTGCAACCAGACGTGTCCGTTCGATGCGATTAAGTTCCCGAGCGAGCTGGAGAAGGGGGCTTAG
- the rrp41 gene encoding exosome complex exonuclease Rrp41 produces the protein MMGKPEDLKLIDENGKRVDGRKKYELRPIKMEVGVLKNADGSAYVEWGKNKILAAVYGPREIHPKHLQRPDRAILRVRYNMAPFSVEERKKPGPDRRSVEISKVIRGALEPALILEMFPRTSIDLFIEVLQADAGTRVAGITAASLALADAGVPMRDLVAACAAGKIEGEIVLDLNKDEDNYGEADVPVAIMPLKNDITLLQMDGYLTKDEFVEAVRLAIKGAKAVYQKQREALKVKYLKIAEEVGGGE, from the coding sequence ATGATGGGCAAGCCCGAGGATTTAAAGCTCATAGATGAGAACGGAAAGAGAGTCGATGGGAGAAAGAAGTACGAATTGAGACCCATTAAAATGGAAGTTGGTGTTCTGAAGAACGCTGATGGCTCCGCCTACGTTGAGTGGGGTAAGAACAAGATTCTGGCCGCGGTCTACGGGCCGAGGGAGATTCACCCCAAGCACCTTCAGAGGCCGGACAGGGCCATCCTGCGCGTCCGCTACAACATGGCACCCTTCAGCGTCGAGGAGAGGAAGAAGCCCGGCCCGGACAGGAGAAGCGTTGAGATAAGCAAGGTCATAAGGGGCGCCCTTGAGCCGGCGCTCATACTCGAGATGTTCCCCAGGACCTCCATAGACCTGTTCATTGAGGTTCTCCAGGCCGATGCGGGAACGCGCGTCGCTGGAATAACCGCAGCCTCACTCGCCCTCGCCGACGCGGGTGTGCCGATGAGGGACCTCGTTGCCGCCTGCGCCGCGGGCAAGATAGAGGGCGAGATAGTGCTCGACCTCAACAAGGACGAGGACAACTACGGTGAGGCCGACGTTCCGGTGGCGATAATGCCGCTCAAGAACGACATCACCCTTCTACAGATGGACGGGTACCTCACGAAGGATGAGTTCGTCGAGGCCGTGAGGCTCGCCATCAAGGGTGCCAAGGCGGTCTATCAGAAGCAGCGCGAGGCGCTTAAGGTCAAGTATCTCAAAATAGCCGAGGAGGTCGGTGGAGGTGAGTGA
- a CDS encoding cell division protein SepF, translating into MGLFDSLKKKDEKPKPKKKPPAAVKKSVTAPRRDIDVVPLEEDVIAKEIVKPQIRYLKKIVVTSYADLERISEELQNGNIVLVDLTPLEVKPEVLEKVAEQLKGMVGALGGQAAKICKHEIKLILVPSDIKIAK; encoded by the coding sequence ATGGGATTGTTTGACAGCCTTAAGAAGAAGGACGAAAAGCCCAAGCCCAAGAAGAAGCCGCCGGCGGCGGTTAAGAAGAGTGTTACCGCTCCCAGGCGTGACATCGATGTCGTTCCTCTTGAGGAGGATGTTATTGCTAAGGAGATAGTCAAGCCCCAGATCAGGTACCTCAAGAAGATCGTCGTCACCAGCTACGCCGATCTTGAGAGGATATCCGAGGAGCTCCAGAACGGCAACATAGTTCTCGTTGACCTCACCCCGCTCGAGGTCAAGCCGGAGGTTCTTGAGAAGGTCGCGGAGCAGCTTAAGGGGATGGTCGGGGCCCTCGGCGGCCAGGCCGCTAAAATATGCAAGCACGAAATAAAGCTCATTCTCGTCCCGTCGGACATCAAGATCGCCAAGTGA